A single genomic interval of Juglans regia cultivar Chandler chromosome 1, Walnut 2.0, whole genome shotgun sequence harbors:
- the LOC109013327 gene encoding protochlorophyllide reductase-like, with the protein MALQAALSLPSAISIHKGGKSNISLKDSDLFGASISNLLKNEIKCPLIRSQEVGKRKLLVGTIRSQTATTTPAIDQATPEAKKTLRKGTVIITGASSGLGLATAKALAETGKWHVIMACRNFLKAERAAKSVGITKENYSVMHLDLASLDSVRQFVDNLRGLAMPIDVLVCNAAVYQPTAKEPSFSAEGFELSVGTNHLGHFLLARLLLDNIKQSDYPFKRLIIVGSITGNTNTLAGNVPPKANLGDLRGLAGGLNGINSSPMIDGGDFDGAKAYKDSKVCNMLTMQEFHRRYHEETGITFASLYPGCIATTGLFREHIPLFRLLFPPFQKYITKGYVSEEEAGKRLAQVVSDPSLTKSGVYWSWNKNSSSFENQLSKEASDREKARKLWEISEKLVGLA; encoded by the exons ATGGCTCTTCAAGCAGCGCTTTCACTTCCTTCTGCTATTTCCATCCACAAGGGG GGGAAGTCCAATATTTCTCTCAAGGACTCGGATCTGTTTGGAGCTTCaatatccaaccttttaaaaaatgaaatcaagtGTCCTCTGATTAGGAGCCAG GAAGTTGGAAAAAGGAAACTTCTTGTTGGGACCATTAGATCCCAAACAGCAACAACAACTCCAGCTATCGACCAGGCTACACCAGAAGCAAAGAAGACTTTGAGAAAGGGCACTGTGATAATCACTGGAGCCTCCTCTGGACTGGGCCTGGCCACAGCAAAGGCTCTAGCTGAAACGGGGAAATGGCACGTAATTATGGCATGCAGGAATTTCCTCAAGGCTGAGAGAGCTGCCAAATCAGTCGGCATTACCAAGGAAAACTATTCTGTTATGCATCTTGATCTTGCCTCCCTTGACAGTGTTCGGCAATTTGTAGATAACCTCCGTGGTTTGGCCATGCCAATTGATGTTCTGGTTTGCAATGCTGCTGTTTACCAACCCACAGCTAAGGAGCCATCTTTCTCGGCTGAGGGGTTTGAACTGAGTGTGGGGACAAACCATCTTGGGCACTTCCTCCTTGCTCGGCTTCTGCTTGACAACATAAAGCAATCAGATTACCCATTCAAGCGTCTCATCATTGTTGGCTCCATTACAG GTAACACAAACACCTTGGCTGGGAATGTACCACCAAAGGCAAACCTTGGAGATCTAAGAGGTCTTGCAGGAGGCTTGAATGGCATAAACAGCTCGCCAATGATAGATGGAGGAGATTTCGATGGTGCCAAGGCCTACAAAGACAGTAAAGTCTGCAACATGCTCACCATGCAAGAATTCCATAGGCGCTACCATGAGGAGACAGGAATCACCTTCGCTTCTCTCTACCCTGGTTGCATTGCTACGACAGGCTTGTTTAGGGAGCATATTCCCCTGTTCAGGCTTCTATTCCCACCTTTTCAGAAGTACATTACCAAAGGCTATGTTTCCGAAGAGGAGGCTGGGAAAAGACTTGCACAG GTAGTGAGCGATCCAAGCCTGACAAAATCAGGTGTTTACTGGAGCTGGAACAAGAATTCATCCTCATTCGAAAACCAGCTTTCCAAAGAAGCCAGCGATCGAGAGAAAGCACGTAAGCTGTGGGAGATCAGTGAAAAGCTTGTTGGTTTGGCGTAA